Proteins encoded by one window of Blautia faecicola:
- a CDS encoding TatD family hydrolase, with the protein MIFESHAHYDDEAFDEDRSELLDALPAQGIGRVINVCAEVEGWDRTVDLMERYPYIYGAVGVHPDDVGALDEEKIRRMHQICQMEKTVAVGEIGLDYYWDKENHEKQIYWFERQLEVAREEKLPFIIHSRDAAKDTLDTMKRLHAGDIGGVVHCFSYGKEMAREYLDMGLSLGIGGVLTFKNARKLVEVVEYAPLESLLLETDSPYLAPIPNRGKRNSSLNIPYVVEKIAEIKGVSREEVEEVTWKNSFRVFSKVN; encoded by the coding sequence ATGATATTTGAAAGTCATGCACATTATGATGATGAGGCTTTTGACGAAGACCGGAGCGAACTGCTGGATGCCCTGCCTGCGCAGGGCATCGGCAGAGTGATCAATGTATGCGCGGAAGTAGAAGGCTGGGACCGTACCGTGGATCTGATGGAACGCTATCCGTACATTTACGGTGCGGTAGGCGTGCATCCGGATGATGTGGGCGCACTGGATGAAGAGAAGATCCGGCGGATGCATCAGATCTGCCAGATGGAAAAGACGGTGGCAGTAGGAGAGATCGGTCTGGACTATTACTGGGATAAAGAAAATCACGAAAAACAGATCTACTGGTTTGAACGGCAGCTGGAGGTAGCACGGGAGGAGAAACTTCCGTTTATCATCCACAGTCGTGATGCGGCCAAAGACACGCTGGATACCATGAAACGACTTCACGCCGGGGATATCGGCGGTGTGGTACACTGCTTTTCTTACGGAAAAGAGATGGCAAGGGAATACCTGGATATGGGGCTTTCCCTCGGCATCGGCGGTGTACTGACATTTAAGAATGCAAGGAAACTGGTGGAAGTCGTAGAATACGCTCCGCTGGAATCTCTGCTCTTAGAGACAGACAGCCCGTACCTAGCACCGATTCCAAACCGCGGAAAGCGGAACTCTTCGCTGAATATTCCATATGTAGTGGAAAAAATTGCAGAGATTAAGGGAGTATCCAGGGAAGAGGTCGAAGAAGTCACCTGGAAGAACAGTTTCCGGGTCTTTTCAAAAGTAAACTAA
- a CDS encoding ATP-binding protein, translating to MEHIVLLFFSFFTEAVTLWQYATSLFIPSCSNKIRLPILSALYAILFFLSLLGEMGLNTFSFFVVNTVFLFALFKLKLLLAIFHSVILTSIMGISELAAFGIMSRFFPNFLLEASVGLVFYTVFSKIFFFAIIYLLVHLLQGKKTNQGQYVQSELLLMLIPVSSVFTMFTFLAIGKTSFFVPPADFMVTICAIFLLMVNLLAFGINHYNQKKSQEYTDMQLLLQKESDSVEYYEMMLSQNEHQSILIHDIKKHLQSIKLLNEKNDSDKINAYIQQLMESSDLKETVKICDHEMLNAILCRYQRQCSDKHIIFHTDIRSGAVQSIYPHDLTSLFCNLLDNAVESSDNIPDSFIELTVQRKEHSSFIVIIVINSCRYTPVYDQDGLPVSHKPETGRHGFGMKSIQKVVKQYHGNLQMYYEHDSATFHTIITLKP from the coding sequence ATGGAACATATCGTTTTACTTTTTTTTAGTTTTTTTACAGAAGCCGTCACCTTGTGGCAATACGCAACCAGTCTTTTTATTCCTTCTTGCAGCAATAAAATCAGACTGCCCATATTAAGTGCTCTTTATGCAATATTATTTTTTTTGTCTCTACTTGGAGAAATGGGGCTTAATACCTTTAGCTTTTTTGTTGTAAACACGGTTTTTCTTTTTGCACTTTTTAAACTCAAATTACTGTTGGCAATCTTTCATTCTGTGATACTTACATCAATTATGGGAATATCAGAACTTGCAGCTTTCGGAATCATGTCCAGATTCTTTCCGAATTTTCTCTTAGAGGCAAGTGTCGGACTTGTTTTTTATACTGTTTTCAGCAAGATTTTCTTTTTTGCAATCATTTATTTATTAGTTCATCTACTCCAAGGGAAAAAAACGAATCAGGGACAGTATGTGCAGTCTGAACTTCTTTTGATGTTGATTCCTGTTTCCTCTGTTTTTACTATGTTTACCTTCCTCGCCATTGGGAAAACTTCTTTCTTCGTCCCGCCTGCCGATTTTATGGTAACAATCTGTGCCATTTTTCTGCTGATGGTCAATCTGCTTGCATTCGGAATTAACCACTATAATCAGAAAAAGTCACAGGAATATACAGATATGCAGTTACTGCTCCAAAAAGAATCTGATTCCGTTGAATACTATGAAATGATGCTTTCACAAAATGAGCATCAGAGCATTCTGATTCACGATATAAAAAAACACCTTCAATCTATCAAATTGCTGAACGAAAAAAATGACTCTGATAAAATAAATGCCTATATACAACAGCTCATGGAATCTTCCGACTTAAAAGAAACTGTAAAAATCTGCGATCATGAAATGCTGAATGCAATTCTCTGCCGTTATCAACGACAATGTAGCGATAAACATATCATTTTTCATACGGATATCAGAAGCGGTGCTGTTCAATCTATTTATCCACACGATTTGACATCATTGTTCTGTAACTTATTGGATAATGCAGTTGAATCATCAGATAATATCCCTGATTCTTTTATTGAACTTACTGTACAAAGGAAGGAACATTCCTCTTTTATCGTTATCATAGTCATAAATTCCTGCAGATACACCCCTGTGTATGATCAGGATGGACTTCCTGTATCACATAAACCCGAAACAGGCAGACATGGGTTCGGAATGAAAAGCATTCAAAAAGTTGTGAAACAATATCACGGAAATTTGCAAATGTACTATGAACATGATTCCGCTACTTTCCATACAATTATAACCTTAAAGCCATAA
- a CDS encoding LytR/AlgR family response regulator transcription factor has product MRILICDDDPLIIEQLQKFIESFFKSNHIKCPELVSFTSGESLLADSEEKDLVFLDIEMPGMNGIYIGNELKKANKNVIIFVVTSYSEYLDDAMRFHVFRYLSKPLDRSRFLRNMKDALTYYNSITVKIPVETRQGLYSFPASQIIAIEAQSRKVIVHTVQQDFDSIYTMDYWLNLLPKNSFFQTHRSFIINLDHVVDFDHFTIHLSNPQLTAYLTRRKYSSFKNAYLLYLESMR; this is encoded by the coding sequence ATGCGTATTTTAATTTGTGATGATGATCCTTTGATAATTGAACAATTGCAGAAATTCATTGAATCCTTCTTTAAATCAAATCATATTAAATGTCCCGAATTAGTTTCCTTTACTAGCGGTGAATCTTTATTAGCTGATAGTGAAGAAAAAGATCTTGTTTTTCTGGATATTGAAATGCCCGGCATGAATGGAATCTATATAGGGAATGAATTAAAAAAAGCAAACAAAAATGTTATCATTTTTGTGGTTACCTCCTATTCCGAATATTTGGATGATGCAATGCGTTTTCATGTATTCCGTTATCTTTCCAAACCTCTGGACAGGTCGCGTTTTCTCCGAAATATGAAAGATGCCCTGACATATTACAATTCCATTACTGTCAAAATTCCTGTTGAAACCCGGCAAGGGTTATATTCGTTTCCTGCCTCGCAGATTATTGCTATAGAAGCACAGAGCCGAAAAGTAATTGTACATACTGTTCAGCAGGATTTTGATTCGATTTATACTATGGATTACTGGCTGAATCTGCTCCCCAAAAACAGTTTTTTTCAGACACACCGGAGCTTTATCATTAACCTTGACCACGTCGTAGACTTTGATCATTTTACCATTCATTTATCGAATCCGCAGCTTACAGCTTACCTTACACGAAGAAAATACAGCTCGTTCAAAAACGCTTATCTGTTATATCTGGAAAGTATGAGGTAA
- a CDS encoding helix-turn-helix domain-containing protein, with protein MGNRIKIRRKELRIKQAELAEQLNISNNHMSSIENGRQKPSLDIFIRICNLLNVTPDYLLLGNMHAYNIPQDIIDKLRLCTQADIQLAGDFIELLVKRNSKAHNEPNL; from the coding sequence ATGGGAAACCGTATCAAAATACGCCGAAAAGAATTACGAATCAAGCAGGCTGAACTTGCCGAACAGCTAAATATATCTAATAACCATATGTCATCAATCGAAAACGGACGGCAAAAACCAAGCCTGGACATTTTTATTCGGATTTGTAATCTGCTCAATGTTACCCCAGACTACCTTCTGCTCGGCAATATGCACGCTTATAATATTCCACAGGATATTATTGACAAACTACGTTTATGTACTCAAGCTGATATACAACTTGCCGGAGACTTTATCGAACTTCTTGTAAAAAGAAACAGTAAAGCACATAATGAACCAAATTTGTAA
- a CDS encoding cyclic lactone autoinducer peptide: protein MKKQVTKTVAKGMKSALDVVLRTEANTASCVIMYQPKAPKELTKYRRTK, encoded by the coding sequence ATGAAGAAACAGGTAACAAAAACAGTTGCAAAAGGGATGAAATCAGCATTAGATGTTGTGCTGCGCACAGAAGCCAACACAGCCTCCTGCGTAATTATGTATCAGCCAAAAGCGCCGAAGGAATTAACGAAATACAGGAGAACTAAATAA
- a CDS encoding accessory gene regulator ArgB-like protein translates to MGKCTDAVTNWMIRCHVIHEEDKELYKYAIHSFFLLLSPLILAGGIGFCVGSVKHGFAVILPFIVLRKFSGGYHAKNLHTCILGSGFLLLLCIICSIHVQCDWRLAITTAIASVSLIVFSPMDSENRRIDRDERRSYKKMTVFCVTVFGVLDIILFLLGKYIYTSCFSIGILLTAGLQVPCIVKKGKSTKNGL, encoded by the coding sequence ATGGGAAAATGCACAGATGCAGTGACTAATTGGATGATACGGTGTCATGTAATACATGAAGAAGATAAAGAACTTTACAAGTATGCGATACATAGTTTTTTTCTATTGCTCTCACCTCTTATTCTTGCAGGAGGCATTGGCTTTTGCGTAGGAAGTGTAAAACATGGATTTGCGGTTATTTTACCATTTATAGTTCTGCGAAAATTTAGTGGTGGTTATCATGCGAAAAATTTACACACTTGTATTTTGGGATCGGGTTTTCTACTGCTTTTGTGCATAATATGTTCAATACATGTGCAATGTGATTGGAGGTTGGCAATTACTACGGCTATTGCTTCTGTTAGTTTGATTGTATTTAGTCCAATGGATAGTGAAAATAGAAGAATTGATAGGGATGAAAGAAGGTCATATAAAAAAATGACAGTGTTCTGTGTGACCGTTTTTGGAGTATTAGATATAATTTTATTTTTGTTAGGAAAGTACATCTATACAAGCTGTTTTTCTATTGGAATATTATTGACAGCAGGTCTGCAAGTGCCCTGTATTGTAAAAAAGGGGAAATCGACCAAAAACGGACTGTAA
- a CDS encoding glycosyltransferase family 4 protein → MEILMIEGNPFWVEPNGLTKHVEDLSSQLVKQYGDSVTVLSAADFDDQEKIHIIWKNGVRYFLMNRTIGKHLLNDFPNPMPPMCAWVSNNLFVATCVRELNDLLRDSNFDLIHVHDYFLLNALELILKKINIPVVATVHAINDFPNHFGEGMRNYMLRNATNVIVVSEWLRDVVLERFQFMHPEVIQVIANGVSMPDEMQNISGNHNNYITFSGRLEYKKGVDILINAYATALEKDETLPDLVIMGDGTGRRNFVKIAQELWISHRVHFTGMISNLDVHQNLINSAMHVVPSLAEPFGITAIESMLDGTPVIASNSGGLKEIVEDEKTGLLVSPGDVDMLASAILRLWQHPELRKKLAGASIEKARNVYTWENVSAFTRNVYTQAIANGNGC, encoded by the coding sequence ATGGAAATTTTGATGATTGAGGGTAATCCTTTTTGGGTAGAACCGAATGGACTTACAAAGCATGTGGAGGACTTGTCCAGCCAGCTCGTAAAACAATATGGTGACAGTGTAACCGTTTTAAGCGCTGCTGATTTTGATGATCAGGAAAAGATACACATTATTTGGAAAAATGGTGTTAGATATTTTTTGATGAACCGTACGATTGGAAAACATTTGCTAAATGATTTTCCAAATCCTATGCCACCGATGTGTGCGTGGGTTAGTAATAATCTTTTCGTAGCCACATGTGTGCGTGAATTGAATGATTTGCTTAGGGATAGCAATTTTGATTTGATTCACGTCCATGACTATTTTTTGTTGAATGCGTTGGAACTCATTCTTAAAAAAATTAATATTCCGGTGGTGGCAACTGTTCATGCTATTAACGATTTTCCTAACCATTTTGGCGAAGGAATGCGAAATTATATGCTTCGTAATGCTACAAACGTAATCGTGGTTAGTGAATGGTTGAGAGATGTGGTATTGGAACGTTTTCAGTTTATGCATCCAGAGGTAATTCAGGTGATTGCCAATGGCGTTTCTATGCCCGATGAAATGCAAAATATAAGCGGTAATCATAATAACTATATTACTTTTTCGGGAAGATTAGAATATAAAAAGGGTGTAGATATCCTTATTAATGCATATGCAACAGCATTGGAAAAAGATGAAACGTTACCGGATCTAGTTATTATGGGTGATGGTACAGGTAGAAGGAATTTCGTCAAGATTGCACAGGAGTTATGGATCAGTCATCGGGTTCACTTTACAGGGATGATTTCAAATCTAGATGTACATCAGAACTTGATAAATTCAGCTATGCATGTAGTACCGAGTTTGGCTGAGCCATTTGGAATTACAGCAATCGAATCTATGTTAGATGGTACGCCGGTAATTGCAAGTAATTCGGGCGGGTTGAAAGAAATTGTGGAAGATGAAAAAACTGGATTATTAGTATCCCCGGGTGACGTAGATATGTTAGCATCGGCCATACTCCGGCTTTGGCAACATCCAGAATTACGCAAAAAGTTGGCTGGTGCTTCAATAGAGAAAGCCAGAAACGTATATACATGGGAGAATGTGTCTGCGTTTACTCGCAATGTGTATACCCAAGCTATTGCAAACGGTAATGGATGTTGA
- a CDS encoding ABC transporter ATP-binding protein, which translates to MSLIEVNSLCKNYKIADKEQGLSGMLKHIVAPKYHMKEAVKDINFTVEKGESVAYIGSNGAGKSTTIKMLTGILKPTSGNICINGLDPYKHRIQSTKNIGVVFGQRTQLWWDIPIRESFSMLKEIYEIPNSVYDANIKYFGEILGVSEFMGYPARKLSLGQRMRADIVASLIHNPPVIYLDEPTIGLDVAVKERVCEFLKKINKERGTTILLTSHDLDDIEKVCSRIIVIDHGKKLFDGDAALLKRKYAYNRCIVVKTAYDLPKENKICNELPNITVEKTDSHVYEISFNQDEYSAYNIIQKLSEYLPIVDFSLREPSVEQVVKKIYNGEIEREFEV; encoded by the coding sequence ATGAGTTTAATTGAAGTTAATTCTTTGTGTAAAAATTATAAAATTGCAGATAAAGAGCAAGGTCTATCTGGAATGTTGAAACACATTGTTGCCCCTAAATATCATATGAAAGAAGCAGTAAAAGATATAAATTTTACCGTAGAAAAAGGTGAGTCGGTAGCATATATTGGATCTAATGGTGCCGGAAAATCAACCACAATTAAAATGCTGACTGGTATTTTAAAGCCAACTAGTGGAAATATTTGTATAAATGGATTAGATCCTTATAAGCATCGTATTCAAAGTACCAAAAATATAGGTGTAGTATTTGGACAAAGGACACAGCTATGGTGGGATATTCCTATTAGAGAATCTTTTTCTATGTTAAAAGAGATTTATGAAATACCCAACTCAGTGTACGATGCCAATATTAAATATTTTGGTGAGATATTGGGTGTGTCGGAGTTTATGGGATATCCTGCGAGAAAGCTTTCCTTAGGGCAAAGAATGAGGGCGGATATAGTTGCTTCGCTGATACATAATCCACCAGTAATATATTTGGACGAGCCTACCATTGGCTTAGATGTAGCTGTTAAAGAACGCGTATGTGAATTTTTAAAAAAAATAAATAAAGAACGTGGAACAACAATATTACTTACCAGTCATGATCTGGACGATATTGAAAAGGTATGTTCCAGAATTATAGTAATTGATCACGGTAAAAAGCTATTTGATGGAGATGCCGCACTATTAAAAAGGAAATATGCTTACAACAGATGCATAGTTGTAAAAACAGCATACGATCTACCTAAAGAAAATAAAATTTGCAATGAGTTGCCGAATATAACAGTTGAAAAGACTGATTCACACGTATATGAAATAAGTTTTAATCAAGATGAATATTCTGCTTATAACATCATTCAAAAACTTTCAGAGTATTTACCAATAGTTGATTTTTCCCTTCGAGAACCAAGTGTTGAACAAGTTGTAAAGAAAATTTACAATGGCGAAATTGAACGAGAGTTTGAGGTATAA
- a CDS encoding ABC transporter permease: protein MRKYFKIFTCGVQDASAYRGNLIVGVLSNFIITAVMFYIWKVIYETNVIIDNYNWEDMKIYLFISFICNSTLSWSAETKISKKIITGELTSDLIKPMGFMSMTFFETAGAGVPVSMISILIMSIVAIFMKIQMPTNPIVYFMFIISLVFSFVINFFISFICALLCFWTENYFGITKSKQVIVNFFSGALIPLTMMPGVLQKIAYALPFQGIVYIPSSIFMESTVGRDAMYLILSQIVWCIVLYIVQVILWRCAIKKVVINGG from the coding sequence ATGCGTAAATATTTTAAGATTTTTACTTGTGGTGTTCAAGATGCTTCTGCATACAGAGGTAATTTAATAGTAGGAGTATTGTCAAATTTTATTATAACTGCTGTTATGTTTTATATATGGAAAGTTATATATGAAACGAACGTAATCATTGACAATTATAATTGGGAAGACATGAAAATATATCTTTTTATATCTTTTATTTGTAATTCTACGTTGTCTTGGTCAGCAGAAACGAAAATATCCAAAAAAATTATAACAGGAGAACTTACATCAGACTTAATAAAACCTATGGGATTTATGAGTATGACTTTCTTTGAGACAGCAGGAGCCGGTGTTCCGGTTTCTATGATTTCCATTTTAATTATGAGTATTGTTGCAATTTTTATGAAAATTCAAATGCCAACGAACCCTATCGTTTATTTTATGTTTATTATAAGCCTTGTATTTTCTTTTGTAATTAATTTTTTTATTTCATTTATTTGTGCATTGCTTTGCTTTTGGACAGAAAATTACTTTGGTATTACAAAATCGAAGCAAGTGATTGTTAATTTTTTTTCAGGCGCTTTAATACCTCTGACTATGATGCCAGGAGTACTTCAAAAAATTGCGTATGCATTACCGTTTCAGGGGATTGTTTATATTCCTTCTTCCATATTTATGGAAAGCACTGTTGGGAGAGATGCAATGTACCTTATTTTAAGTCAAATTGTATGGTGCATAGTTCTATATATCGTACAAGTGATTTTATGGCGTTGTGCAATTAAGAAAGTGGTAATTAATGGCGGATAA
- a CDS encoding ABC transporter permease: protein MIKQYKRYLSLYFKMLMQSFKTMLEYKGDFILLMVTTIVGQMSGLFFIYLIYQKVPTIAGWSFWEIIFIYGILYFSEGIISFLFEGTWLLNGLINHGELDRLLLRPVPIVVQVLSMKMNFDGLGKIILSIVIMSQALMNISIQWNIGKIIMLIVFVVSASVIRVCLNIVANSSSFWLKGSRNSLPHMVYTIWEFGKYPINIFSGAIQFILLTILPYAFMGFLPAAYMFDKPIYASVALITPVVAFIWIIISVVVFRLGLNRYESTGN from the coding sequence TTGATTAAGCAATATAAAAGGTATCTATCATTATATTTTAAAATGTTAATGCAAAGTTTTAAAACTATGCTTGAATATAAAGGCGACTTTATTTTGTTAATGGTAACAACAATTGTAGGTCAAATGTCTGGTTTGTTCTTTATTTACCTTATTTATCAAAAAGTACCTACGATTGCGGGATGGTCTTTTTGGGAAATCATATTTATATACGGAATTTTATATTTTTCAGAAGGAATCATATCTTTTTTATTTGAAGGAACATGGCTGCTGAATGGGTTAATCAATCACGGAGAATTGGATCGGCTTCTTTTGCGCCCCGTGCCAATAGTTGTACAAGTACTGTCAATGAAAATGAATTTTGATGGTTTGGGCAAGATAATTTTAAGTATTGTTATTATGTCTCAGGCACTGATGAATATATCAATACAGTGGAATATTGGAAAAATAATCATGCTGATTGTTTTTGTGGTATCAGCGTCTGTTATTCGAGTATGCTTAAATATCGTGGCAAATAGCAGTTCTTTTTGGCTAAAAGGCTCCAGAAACTCCCTGCCTCATATGGTGTATACGATTTGGGAATTTGGAAAATACCCAATTAATATTTTTAGCGGTGCAATTCAGTTTATACTTTTAACAATTTTACCATATGCTTTTATGGGTTTTTTACCTGCAGCATATATGTTTGATAAACCGATTTATGCATCAGTAGCACTTATAACACCAGTAGTTGCATTTATTTGGATTATTATATCTGTAGTTGTATTTAGATTAGGCCTTAATAGATATGAAAGTACAGGAAATTAG
- a CDS encoding glycosyltransferase: protein MKIAIISSVYEQTPPLRYGGIERVLDFLVKGLKTKGHDVTLFATGDSSSPCNLVHFFDHPVVPYEPNAQIIHSQKACRYINEHNFDIVHNNVDISVGLKDLLKVPMVHTLHMDVLSKSKQFIFSHFKDANYVAISDKQRQNAESYGLNVVSRIYNAIDVENYSPSLHRGKYLAYLGNFAPFKGPHIAIPVC from the coding sequence ATGAAAATAGCAATTATATCAAGTGTTTATGAACAAACACCACCATTAAGGTATGGTGGAATAGAAAGAGTATTAGACTTTTTGGTAAAGGGACTTAAAACAAAGGGGCATGATGTGACATTGTTTGCAACAGGGGATTCCAGTTCTCCTTGCAATTTAGTTCATTTTTTTGATCATCCAGTTGTGCCGTACGAGCCGAATGCTCAAATTATTCATTCGCAAAAAGCATGCAGATATATCAATGAACATAACTTTGACATCGTGCATAATAATGTGGATATTTCAGTTGGTTTAAAAGATTTGCTGAAAGTTCCCATGGTGCATACATTGCATATGGATGTATTAAGCAAAAGTAAGCAGTTTATTTTTAGTCATTTTAAGGATGCAAATTATGTGGCTATTAGCGATAAGCAAAGGCAAAATGCTGAAAGTTATGGACTAAATGTTGTATCTCGCATTTACAACGCAATAGATGTAGAAAATTACAGCCCTTCTTTACATAGAGGAAAGTATTTGGCTTATTTAGGAAACTTTGCTCCTTTTAAAGGACCTCATATTGCTATCCCTGTGTGTTAG
- a CDS encoding IS3 family transposase (programmed frameshift), whose amino-acid sequence MNYSPELKDALLRRMLPPNNESITKISREEGISEQTLRNWRDKARKEGYAAPGTDAVPDDWSTQDKFLVVVETASMNETELAEYARKKGLYIEQIKAWKDACMNANGGIAKEASRLNRELKDSEKERRKLEKELQRKEKALAEAAALLVLSKKAKCDLGGSRGRMISAPDRETAVLLIDEAIASGATCKKACDRLGITERTFYRWKKRKTDTDSYGDGRPSADHSDPANKISAEIRREIISICNRPEYASMAPCEIVPALADEGIYVASESTFYRVLREEKMLNHRGRSEAPKHNRPSTYSATAPNQVYMWDITYLNGPHKGMFYYLYLFSDLYDRSIVGWEVYEEESADCASSLIKRICLKQGRLTTEPLVLHSDNGSPMKGATMLATLYQLGITPSNSRPRVSNDNPYAESLFKTLKYRPNYQPKGFGTLEEAREWVSLFVKWYNHDHHHSGLKFLTPYQRRSGLSDKILAKRKEVYEAAKAEHPERWNGRATRDWSLPDTVYLNPDKMPEQLETEAEKTAVS is encoded by the exons ATGAACTATAGTCCAGAATTAAAGGATGCACTCCTTAGAAGGATGCTTCCACCAAACAATGAATCCATTACCAAGATTTCCAGGGAAGAAGGTATCTCTGAACAGACACTTCGTAACTGGCGGGATAAAGCCAGAAAGGAAGGTTATGCCGCTCCTGGTACAGATGCTGTCCCTGACGACTGGAGCACACAGGACAAATTTTTAGTTGTCGTTGAAACAGCAAGCATGAATGAGACGGAACTTGCTGAGTATGCCCGTAAAAAAGGACTTTATATTGAACAGATCAAAGCCTGGAAAGATGCCTGCATGAATGCAAATGGCGGTATCGCGAAGGAAGCTTCCCGGCTTAACCGTGAACTCAAGGATTCTGAAAAAGAACGCAGAAAACTTGAAAAAGAATTACAGCGCAAGGAAAAAGCTCTTGCGGAAGCGGCAGCTTTACTTGTACTGTCAAAAAAAGCAA AATGCGATCTGGGGGGATCCAGAGGACGAATGATCAGCGCCCCAGACCGCGAAACTGCTGTACTGCTGATCGATGAGGCCATTGCATCGGGGGCTACCTGCAAAAAGGCATGTGACCGTCTCGGGATCACGGAACGGACTTTCTACCGTTGGAAAAAACGAAAGACAGATACGGATTCCTATGGGGATGGACGTCCTTCAGCAGATCACTCGGATCCTGCAAATAAGATATCGGCAGAGATACGCCGGGAGATCATAAGTATCTGTAACAGGCCAGAATACGCAAGCATGGCACCATGTGAGATCGTTCCTGCATTAGCCGATGAGGGGATTTATGTTGCCTCTGAATCAACCTTTTACCGTGTATTGCGGGAAGAAAAAATGTTAAATCATCGTGGACGCAGCGAAGCACCAAAACACAACCGTCCATCTACATACAGCGCAACAGCTCCGAATCAGGTGTATATGTGGGATATCACTTATCTGAATGGACCACATAAAGGGATGTTTTATTACCTGTACCTTTTTTCAGACCTTTATGACCGTAGTATCGTTGGCTGGGAAGTCTACGAAGAAGAAAGTGCAGACTGTGCCAGCAGCTTGATCAAAAGGATCTGTCTGAAACAAGGCCGGCTCACTACAGAACCGTTAGTGTTACATTCTGATAACGGCTCACCCATGAAAGGGGCAACAATGCTGGCGACACTGTATCAGCTTGGAATCACCCCTTCAAACAGCAGACCGCGTGTGAGCAATGATAATCCATACGCCGAAAGCCTATTCAAAACGCTGAAGTATCGTCCGAATTATCAGCCCAAAGGATTTGGAACACTGGAAGAGGCACGGGAATGGGTCAGCCTGTTTGTAAAGTGGTATAACCACGATCACCATCACAGTGGGTTGAAGTTTCTTACTCCATACCAGCGCCGCAGCGGCTTGTCTGATAAGATACTGGCCAAACGCAAAGAGGTCTACGAAGCTGCCAAAGCAGAGCATCCAGAACGTTGGAATGGACGTGCAACCCGTGACTGGAGTCTTCCAGATACAGTGTATCTGAATCCGGATAAGATGCCGGAGCAGCTTGAAACAGAAGCTGAAAAGACTGCTGTATCATAA
- a CDS encoding glycosyltransferase, with amino-acid sequence MPDVIANKLDHLLILTSGTEQYLITCTNKKYKFLLTTTLTISAIEISRKTGIPLKLAGKVNAMGKEYFEKEIEPYLDNSNIEYVGELNDVEKREFLKNSMGVLFPSTWDEPFGLVIIEAMACGVPVIGFPVGAVPEIIRHGENGFIAKDVNEMCSYTKQLSNIDAQTCHQYVVNNFSVERMANEYEAVFNKILNTKL; translated from the coding sequence GTGCCTGACGTGATTGCCAATAAATTAGATCATTTATTGATACTCACGTCAGGTACAGAACAATATCTGATAACCTGCACGAACAAAAAATATAAATTTTTACTGACAACTACCTTGACAATCAGCGCTATTGAGATTTCCAGAAAAACAGGAATTCCATTAAAATTAGCTGGAAAAGTAAATGCAATGGGCAAAGAATATTTCGAAAAAGAGATAGAACCTTATTTGGACAATTCTAATATAGAATATGTAGGTGAGTTAAATGATGTAGAAAAAAGAGAGTTTTTAAAAAATAGCATGGGTGTATTGTTTCCATCAACATGGGATGAGCCTTTTGGTTTGGTAATTATTGAGGCAATGGCCTGCGGTGTTCCTGTTATTGGATTTCCTGTTGGCGCTGTACCTGAAATAATAAGACATGGAGAAAATGGTTTTATTGCAAAAGATGTTAATGAAATGTGCAGTTATACAAAACAGCTTAGTAATATAGATGCTCAAACCTGTCATCAGTATGTTGTAAACAATTTTAGTGTTGAAAGAATGGCAAATGAATATGAAGCTGTATTTAATAAAATTTTAAATACAAAACTATAA